The Chitinivibrio alkaliphilus ACht1 region CAGCTGTTTTTTACAGGCTCGCTTTTGTACCGTAGCGCGCCTTGAATCGGTCGATACGACCTGCCGTATCAATAACTTTTGCCTTACCAGTGTAGAATGGGTGACACTTATTGCAGATTTCAATATGCTTATCACCAACTGTTGACCGGGTTTCTATTACGTTACCGCATGAACAGGTGAACTTCACCGGAGTGTATTCCGGATGGATACCTTCTCTCATCTCAAAGCCTCCAAACTTTTATATTTTACTCGGAGAAAATACGTCCGGGAAGTGTCTCTGGTCAATTATTTTAATTTTTTCTTTCTTTCCCCTCATAATTCCATAACCTCACCCTCCGTGGGAATTGCAATGGTGTAGCCCTGACTTTGCACAGCATCTTTAAAAAGATTGATTTGTTCAGGTTCACCATGCACAAGGTAGATTTTTTCAAGTTTTTCCGGTGAACAGTGGGTGATATACTGGAGAAGCTCATGCCTATCAGCATGTGCACTGAAAGAATCGAGTTTTTTCACTGTACATTTTACCTTATGCTCGATACCGAATATTTTTACTACGGGGTCACCATCAAGGATTTTCCGGGCAAGGGTGTGTTTTGCAGCGTATCCTACAAAGAGCACCGTTGACTTTCTATTGCCCACATTGTTTCGCAGGTGATGAAGTATCCGTCCGCCTTCGGCCATGCCTGATGCAGAGATAATAATGTGCGGATAGGATATGGAGTTGAGGGCCTTTGATTCATCCACTGTTTCGATAAACGTAAGGTTTTTAAAGTCAAAGATGCTCCGATCGTCCGTAACAAAGATTCGTTGGGTTTCCCGGTCAAAAAGGTCACGGTGTTTAATAAATATTTGTGTTGCCTTATACGCCATGGGCGAATCGACAAAGATTGGGATGTCCGGTATGCGATGGTTGTCGTAGAGTTTGTGGAGAAGATATATGAGTAATTGTGTCCGTCCGACGGCAAAGGCAGGGATTATTAATTTTCCTCCCGAATAGGCCACATCGGTGACAATTTTCGCAATTTCGTCCTCGGTATTTTCAAATCCTCCATGATTTCGACCACCGTAGGTAGACTCCATTA contains the following coding sequences:
- the rpmE gene encoding 50S ribosomal protein L31, with the protein product MREGIHPEYTPVKFTCSCGNVIETRSTVGDKHIEICNKCHPFYTGKAKVIDTAGRIDRFKARYGTKASL
- a CDS encoding MBL fold metallo-hydrolase RNA specificity domain-containing protein encodes the protein MQLGFYGAAETVTGSLYLLQVNGKNILIDCGLYQGKREDMFQKNRNFPFDPAEIDHLVVTHAHIDHTGNIPNLVRKGFSGPIHATVPTTELCEVMLRDSAYIQEKDVEFVNKIRRKQNKPPFKPIYTSKDVEDTLPLFTSYDYDETFSLGKGISVTFRDAGHILGSAGILFEINEQGKQYRLGFSGDIGRPNMPLMHDPNKLRDLTHLVMESTYGGRNHGGFENTEDEIAKIVTDVAYSGGKLIIPAFAVGRTQLLIYLLHKLYDNHRIPDIPIFVDSPMAYKATQIFIKHRDLFDRETQRIFVTDDRSIFDFKNLTFIETVDESKALNSISYPHIIISASGMAEGGRILHHLRNNVGNRKSTVLFVGYAAKHTLARKILDGDPVVKIFGIEHKVKCTVKKLDSFSAHADRHELLQYITHCSPEKLEKIYLVHGEPEQINLFKDAVQSQGYTIAIPTEGEVMEL